In Streptomyces qaidamensis, one DNA window encodes the following:
- a CDS encoding amino acid adenylation domain-containing protein yields the protein MPLRHLTPLDQRLFRQYGQGPTVPVPDPLLHHAVARHARATPHAVAAEHQGARITYGELDRHAGALAARLVREGVRPGDHVGLFVRRSIPMLVGLLGILKAGAAYVPQDIGLAPPAQLTHVIRTARTRVVLTVAEHARRVPLPDGHLLLPLDEPLPHAPAPRVRVTGDDGCYVLFTSGTTGRPNGVKVTHRNVANLLLTAPGGLGVRPGDRVAQLLNIAFDMAAWEILGCLAQGGTLVIRGKDLAAAARTADVLIATPTVLSGLDPAACPRVRTVAVAGEPCPRPLADRWARQAAFFNCCGPTETTIVNTMSRHDPSAPLLTIGRPTPNNTVYVLDADRRPLPVGEVGEMWAGGDCVSAGYLGDDALNAERYAPDPFLGGGRRMFRTRDLGRWTPGGELEHLGRTDDQVKVRGFRVELDSVSSVLESAAGCTRAVTLKRDARTLVSFVCPADVDPDAARRAVADALPYYCVPEQVLPLALLPETDRGKVDKQALLHMIEERVAVAR from the coding sequence ATGCCTCTGCGCCACTTGACCCCCCTCGACCAGCGGCTCTTTCGGCAGTACGGCCAAGGCCCCACCGTCCCCGTCCCCGACCCGCTCCTGCACCACGCCGTCGCCCGGCACGCCAGGGCCACCCCGCACGCCGTGGCCGCCGAACACCAGGGCGCCCGCATCACCTACGGCGAGCTCGACCGGCACGCCGGCGCCCTCGCCGCCCGCCTGGTCCGCGAGGGCGTACGCCCTGGCGACCACGTCGGCCTCTTCGTCCGCCGCTCCATCCCGATGCTGGTCGGCCTGCTCGGCATCCTGAAGGCCGGCGCCGCCTACGTCCCGCAGGACATCGGCCTCGCACCCCCGGCCCAGCTCACCCACGTCATCCGCACCGCCCGCACCCGGGTCGTCCTCACGGTCGCCGAGCACGCCCGCCGCGTCCCCCTGCCGGACGGCCATCTGCTGCTCCCGCTCGACGAGCCGCTGCCGCACGCCCCGGCCCCACGCGTCCGCGTCACCGGCGACGACGGCTGCTACGTGCTGTTCACCTCCGGCACCACCGGCCGCCCCAACGGCGTGAAGGTCACCCACCGCAACGTCGCCAACCTCCTGCTCACCGCCCCGGGCGGCCTCGGCGTCCGGCCCGGCGACCGGGTCGCCCAGCTCCTCAACATCGCCTTCGACATGGCCGCCTGGGAGATCCTCGGCTGCCTCGCCCAGGGCGGCACGCTCGTCATCCGCGGCAAGGACCTCGCCGCCGCGGCCCGCACCGCCGACGTGCTGATCGCGACCCCGACCGTGCTCTCCGGCCTCGACCCGGCCGCCTGCCCCCGGGTGCGCACGGTCGCCGTCGCGGGGGAGCCCTGCCCGCGCCCGCTGGCCGACCGGTGGGCCCGGCAGGCCGCCTTCTTCAACTGCTGCGGCCCCACGGAGACGACGATCGTCAACACGATGAGCCGCCACGACCCGTCGGCCCCGCTGCTCACCATCGGCCGCCCCACCCCCAACAACACGGTGTACGTCCTCGACGCCGACCGCCGCCCCCTGCCGGTCGGCGAGGTGGGCGAGATGTGGGCCGGCGGGGACTGCGTCTCCGCCGGCTACCTCGGCGACGACGCCCTCAACGCCGAGCGCTACGCCCCCGACCCGTTCCTCGGCGGCGGCCGGCGCATGTTCCGCACGCGCGACCTCGGTCGCTGGACCCCCGGTGGCGAGCTGGAGCACCTCGGCCGCACCGACGACCAGGTCAAGGTGCGCGGCTTCCGCGTCGAGCTGGACTCCGTCTCCTCCGTCCTGGAGTCGGCCGCCGGCTGCACCCGGGCCGTCACCCTGAAACGCGACGCCCGCACCCTGGTCTCCTTCGTCTGCCCGGCCGACGTCGACCCGGACGCCGCCCGACGCGCGGTCGCGGACGCCCTGCCGTACTACTGCGTCCCCGAGCAGGTCCTGCCGCTGGCCCTGCTCCCCGAGACCGACCGCGGCAAGGTCGACAAACAGGCGCTGCTGCACATGATCGAGGAGCGCGTGGCGGTGGCCCGATGA
- a CDS encoding enoyl-CoA hydratase-related protein translates to MNHLKVERHGRVVTVRLHRPHVRNALSSELLTELLDVLRPLDSDPETGCFVVTGSDTVFAAGADIKEMAGKSAVDMAAEDYFAGWEEFADLRTPKIAAVNGHALGGGCELAMMCDLVVAGESAVFGQPEIKLGVIPGIGGTQRLTRLVGRATAMDLVLTGRTMDAREAGRCGLVSRVVPDDRVLPEALEAAAAIASHGRAAVRAARECVDRALETGLRDGIRFERRVFHALFATDDQKEGMTAFLEKRPPRFRGR, encoded by the coding sequence ATGAACCATCTCAAGGTCGAACGGCACGGCCGAGTGGTGACCGTGCGCCTGCACCGCCCGCACGTCCGCAACGCGCTCAGCAGTGAGCTCCTCACCGAACTCCTCGACGTGCTCCGCCCGCTGGACTCGGACCCGGAGACCGGCTGCTTCGTCGTCACCGGCTCGGACACGGTCTTCGCCGCGGGTGCCGACATCAAGGAGATGGCGGGGAAGTCGGCCGTCGACATGGCGGCCGAGGACTACTTCGCCGGCTGGGAGGAGTTCGCGGACCTCCGCACCCCGAAGATCGCCGCCGTCAACGGGCATGCCCTGGGCGGCGGTTGTGAGCTGGCGATGATGTGCGACCTGGTCGTCGCGGGGGAGTCGGCGGTCTTCGGCCAGCCCGAGATCAAGCTGGGCGTGATCCCCGGCATCGGCGGCACCCAGCGGCTGACCCGTCTCGTCGGCCGGGCCACGGCCATGGACCTGGTCCTCACCGGCCGCACGATGGACGCACGGGAGGCTGGACGCTGCGGTCTCGTCTCCCGCGTGGTCCCGGACGACCGGGTCCTGCCCGAGGCCCTCGAAGCGGCGGCGGCGATCGCCTCCCACGGCCGTGCGGCGGTCAGGGCGGCCCGCGAGTGCGTCGACCGGGCCCTGGAAACCGGCCTGCGCGACGGTATCCGCTTCGAACGCCGCGTCTTCCACGCCCTGTTCGCCACCGACGACCAGAAGGAGGGGATGACGGCGTTCCTGGAGAAGCGCCCACCGCGCTTCCGGGGCCGCTGA
- a CDS encoding deoxyguanosinetriphosphate triphosphohydrolase translates to MAGTAQNPPAYDPTSVDRWAPEPDKRPGRTAFQRDRARVLHSAALRRLAGKTQVVTPGTRGPAWDASPRTRLTHSLECAQVGRELGAALGCDPDLVEAACLSHDLGHPPFGHNGEQALNEFAADCGGFEGNAQSLRLLTRIEPKRFTPDGSVGLNLTRAALDAATKYPWPRGAHPTDPASNKFGVYEDDRPVFDWLRKDAPGTRTCFEAQVMDWSDDVAYSVHDVEDGLHAGHIDPNCLHADPERRDVFQVARGRYVPADTDPAELAEALDRLLAQEWWPHGYDGTAVAQARLKDATSQLIGRFCLAAETATRTAYGAGRLTRYAAELVVPRETRMECAVLKAVADLYVMQRAEQERLRADQRIVVAELAEALTTRAPEGLDPQFRALFDQAADDRARKRVIVDQIASLTDTSARSLHVRLTGQA, encoded by the coding sequence ATGGCAGGCACCGCACAGAACCCCCCGGCCTACGACCCGACGTCAGTCGACCGCTGGGCCCCGGAACCAGACAAACGCCCCGGCCGCACCGCCTTCCAGCGCGACCGGGCCCGAGTCCTCCACTCCGCCGCCCTGCGACGCCTGGCCGGCAAAACCCAGGTGGTAACGCCCGGCACCCGGGGCCCCGCCTGGGACGCCAGCCCCCGCACCCGCCTCACCCACTCCCTCGAATGCGCCCAGGTCGGCCGCGAACTCGGCGCGGCCCTCGGCTGCGACCCCGACCTCGTCGAAGCCGCCTGCCTCTCCCACGACCTCGGCCACCCGCCCTTCGGCCACAACGGCGAACAGGCCCTCAACGAGTTCGCGGCGGACTGCGGCGGCTTCGAGGGCAACGCCCAGTCCCTCCGGCTCCTCACCCGCATCGAGCCCAAGCGGTTCACCCCGGACGGCTCCGTCGGCCTCAACCTCACCCGCGCCGCCCTCGACGCCGCCACCAAGTACCCCTGGCCCCGCGGCGCCCACCCCACCGACCCGGCCTCGAACAAGTTCGGCGTCTACGAGGACGACCGCCCGGTCTTCGACTGGCTCCGCAAGGACGCCCCCGGCACCCGCACCTGCTTCGAGGCGCAGGTCATGGACTGGTCCGACGACGTGGCCTACTCGGTGCACGACGTGGAGGACGGCCTGCACGCCGGTCACATCGACCCGAACTGCCTGCACGCCGATCCCGAACGCCGGGACGTCTTCCAGGTCGCCCGCGGCCGGTACGTGCCCGCCGACACCGATCCCGCCGAGCTCGCCGAGGCCCTGGACCGGCTGCTCGCCCAGGAGTGGTGGCCGCACGGCTACGACGGCACCGCCGTCGCCCAGGCCCGCCTGAAGGACGCCACCAGCCAGCTCATCGGCCGCTTCTGCCTGGCCGCCGAGACCGCGACCCGTACCGCGTACGGAGCCGGGCGGCTCACCCGCTACGCCGCCGAGCTGGTCGTCCCGCGCGAAACCCGGATGGAGTGCGCCGTCCTCAAGGCCGTCGCCGACCTCTACGTCATGCAGCGCGCCGAGCAGGAACGCCTGCGCGCCGACCAGCGGATCGTCGTCGCCGAACTCGCCGAGGCTCTCACCACCCGCGCCCCGGAGGGCCTGGACCCGCAGTTCCGCGCCCTGTTCGACCAGGCGGCGGACGACAGGGCGCGCAAGCGGGTGATCGTCGACCAGATCGCCTCCCTCACCGACACCTCCGCCCGTTCGCTTCACGTCCGTCTGACGGGACAGGCATGA
- a CDS encoding sirohydrochlorin chelatase, producing MPSQLSLVPPPATRRPAPPALVVVAHGSRDPRALSTVSALLDRVRALRPDVPVHLGHIELNAPLLPDTLAARGDTEAVLVPLLLSRGYHVKRDIPEMAAASRARTHLAAPLGPHPLLVDALQARLTEAGWGGTPHRTSAVVLAAAGSRDPDAKADTARTAHLLAARLGVPVIPAYASAATPTVPTAVRTLLARGRRHIALASYFTAPGRFATECAQKAPWIAAAPLGTHPSMAQLVLHRYEEALTAAAEPALASA from the coding sequence ATGCCCAGTCAGCTCAGCCTCGTCCCGCCGCCCGCCACGCGCCGCCCGGCCCCGCCCGCCCTCGTGGTCGTGGCCCACGGCAGCCGCGACCCCCGCGCGCTGAGCACGGTGAGCGCGCTCCTGGACCGGGTCCGGGCCCTGCGCCCCGACGTGCCGGTGCACCTGGGCCACATCGAACTCAACGCCCCGCTGCTCCCCGACACGCTCGCCGCCCGCGGAGACACGGAGGCGGTCCTCGTGCCCCTGCTCCTCAGCCGCGGCTACCACGTCAAGCGGGACATCCCCGAGATGGCGGCGGCCTCCCGGGCCCGCACCCACCTGGCCGCCCCCCTCGGCCCGCACCCGCTCCTGGTCGACGCCCTTCAGGCCCGCCTCACGGAAGCCGGCTGGGGCGGAACCCCCCACCGCACCAGCGCGGTCGTCCTCGCCGCGGCGGGCTCGCGCGACCCGGACGCGAAAGCGGACACCGCCCGCACGGCCCACCTCCTGGCGGCCCGCCTGGGCGTCCCGGTCATCCCGGCCTACGCCTCGGCCGCCACCCCCACGGTCCCGACCGCGGTCCGCACCCTCCTGGCAAGGGGCCGCCGCCACATAGCCCTCGCGTCCTACTTCACCGCCCCGGGCCGCTTCGCCACGGAGTGCGCCCAGAAGGCCCCCTGGATAGCAGCGGCTCCCCTGGGCACCCACCCGTCGATGGCCCAACTCGTCCTCCACCGCTACGAGGAAGCGCTGACGGCGGCTGCCGAACCGGCACTGGCCTCGGCCTGA